From the Streptomyces pluripotens genome, one window contains:
- a CDS encoding SpoIIE family protein phosphatase yields the protein MSDGPGPGRASAAGGASARQPMLSLALVSMVEEVGAHSGAVYLLRPDEPVLEMAVMAGMPRAFAAPWERVGLNAPIPVADAVRRRQLVWVGGEEEMALRYPRISVVLPYPFALAAMPVATGHAVYGAVFVTWPGAHPPELSDHERDHLTAACDRLALRLERAAEENRPVGREADVLASPVSGVADTLGSIEAARMVSRLPYGLVSLDLHGRIGFVNAAAAELLGRPAGELLGTLPWVSVPWLNDPMYEDRYRAALISQQVTSFVALRPPGEWLSFRLYPSTTGLSLRVSLARPVAEMTRGAAQSDSNPSRLVTISQVLSLASALTEAVGVQDVVQLVWEEVAPAVGSQALAVLGSQAGRLHVLGHRGYPAPHVVERFDGLPLTERTPGTQALSTGVPAFFESRGQLERLYPNRRETPDGFTAWAYLPLIASGRPVGTCVLAYAEPHAFPADERAVLTSLGGLIAQALERALLYDAKHRLAHGLQQVLLPHSLVPLPGVETAARYLPATHGMEIGGDFYDVVPTGPLAAAVIGDVQGHNVTAAGLMGQIRTGVRAYTTVGQAPHEVMSSTNRLLIDLGAELFASCLYLRLDPARGRAVMARAGHPPPLLRRPDGRVRVLDLAGGPLLGIDASAVYPTTEVSLTPGSALVLYTDGLVESPGIDIEDALVDLCGLLSEIGDQPLESLADDILRHSAAARERLDDVAVLLLRARGDR from the coding sequence GTGTCCGACGGGCCAGGGCCGGGACGAGCGTCGGCGGCCGGCGGAGCATCGGCGCGCCAACCGATGCTGTCGCTCGCACTGGTCTCGATGGTCGAGGAGGTGGGTGCGCACTCCGGCGCGGTGTATCTACTCAGGCCCGACGAGCCGGTCCTGGAGATGGCGGTGATGGCGGGCATGCCCAGGGCATTCGCCGCGCCGTGGGAGCGCGTCGGGCTGAACGCGCCGATCCCGGTAGCCGACGCGGTACGCCGACGGCAACTGGTGTGGGTGGGCGGTGAGGAGGAGATGGCCCTTCGCTATCCGCGGATCTCGGTGGTCCTGCCGTACCCGTTCGCGCTGGCCGCGATGCCCGTGGCAACGGGGCACGCGGTGTACGGCGCGGTGTTCGTCACCTGGCCCGGCGCTCATCCGCCGGAGCTGTCCGACCACGAGCGCGACCATCTGACGGCGGCCTGCGACCGGCTGGCGCTGCGGCTGGAGCGGGCCGCCGAGGAAAACCGGCCGGTCGGTCGTGAGGCCGACGTCCTCGCCTCACCCGTGTCGGGCGTGGCGGACACGCTGGGGTCAATCGAGGCTGCGCGCATGGTGTCCCGACTGCCCTATGGACTGGTGTCACTGGATCTGCATGGCAGGATCGGCTTCGTGAACGCGGCGGCTGCCGAACTGCTCGGCAGACCCGCCGGAGAACTGCTCGGCACCCTGCCCTGGGTGTCGGTGCCCTGGCTGAACGACCCGATGTACGAGGACCGTTATCGGGCCGCACTGATCAGCCAGCAGGTGACTTCGTTCGTGGCCCTGCGCCCGCCGGGCGAATGGCTGTCGTTCCGTCTCTATCCGAGCACGACCGGGCTGAGCCTGCGGGTCAGCCTGGCCCGACCGGTTGCGGAGATGACGCGTGGGGCGGCGCAGTCGGACTCGAACCCGTCCCGGCTGGTGACGATCTCCCAGGTGCTGAGCTTGGCGAGCGCGCTGACCGAGGCGGTGGGGGTGCAGGACGTGGTCCAACTGGTCTGGGAAGAAGTGGCCCCGGCGGTCGGCAGCCAGGCGTTGGCGGTTCTGGGATCGCAAGCCGGCCGGCTGCACGTGCTGGGGCACCGGGGATATCCGGCCCCACACGTCGTGGAGCGGTTCGACGGGCTGCCGCTGACCGAACGCACTCCGGGCACCCAGGCCCTGAGCACCGGGGTGCCCGCCTTCTTCGAGTCGCGGGGACAACTGGAACGGCTTTACCCGAACCGGCGAGAGACTCCGGACGGCTTCACGGCCTGGGCCTATCTACCGCTGATCGCATCCGGGCGTCCGGTGGGTACCTGTGTGCTGGCGTATGCGGAACCACATGCCTTCCCCGCCGACGAGCGGGCCGTGCTCACATCGTTGGGCGGACTGATCGCACAGGCCCTGGAACGCGCCCTTCTCTACGACGCCAAACACCGGTTGGCACACGGCCTGCAACAAGTGCTCCTACCCCACTCGCTGGTGCCGCTGCCGGGCGTCGAGACGGCCGCCCGGTATCTGCCGGCCACCCATGGCATGGAGATCGGCGGCGACTTCTACGACGTGGTGCCCACCGGGCCGTTGGCGGCGGCGGTGATCGGGGATGTTCAGGGGCACAATGTGACGGCGGCGGGTCTGATGGGCCAGATCCGCACCGGGGTACGCGCATACACCACGGTGGGCCAGGCGCCGCACGAGGTCATGAGCAGCACCAACCGGCTGCTGATCGACCTCGGCGCGGAGCTCTTCGCCAGCTGCCTCTATCTGCGGCTGGACCCGGCACGTGGGCGTGCCGTCATGGCGCGCGCCGGGCATCCGCCACCGCTGCTGCGCCGACCGGACGGACGAGTACGGGTACTAGACCTGGCCGGGGGACCGCTCCTGGGGATCGACGCGTCGGCGGTCTATCCGACCACCGAGGTGTCCCTCACTCCAGGTTCGGCCCTCGTCCTCTACACCGACGGGCTGGTGGAGTCCCCCGGCATCGACATCGAGGACGCGTTGGTCGATCTGTGCGGGCTGCTCTCGGAGATCGGGGACCAGCCCTTGGAGAGCCTGGCGGACGACATCCTCCGGCACAGTGCGGCGGCCCGAGAGCGGCTGGACGACGTAGCGGTGCTGCTGCTGCGGGCACGCGGTGACCGCTGA
- a CDS encoding S1 family peptidase, whose translation MPKRKAAIAVGGVAALGAAALLLPDANASQGGHQASGAAGTAKTMKATGASNLAVQLQKSLGDAYAGAYYDSGRRQLVVNVVSGDDNVVAQAKDAGAVVRRVNHSTAELKAAARTLKSRATMPGTSWAIDPRTDKILVTADSTVTGSRWGTLQSTVRDLGSDMAVLKKSAGTFKTFVSGGDAIFSQVQGGNIRCSLGFNVTASDGSPAFLTAGHCGVAAKDWSDSQNGGPVATVDQATFPGNDFSLVKYNDPTTQAPSEVNIGGGRTVQINQAADATVGATVFRMGSTTGLHDGQVTGLDATVNFQSETNPNGVDTVTGLIQTNVCAEPGDSGGSLFTQDGSAVGLTSGGSGDCTNGGETFFQPVTAALQATGATLGQGGNGGGANDGNAGNAGNGAHATGGQAGAQSGAGGDGVGGGTDPNASAGNPAGNGSADDGSSLTETR comes from the coding sequence ATGCCCAAGCGGAAGGCCGCGATTGCGGTGGGCGGGGTCGCGGCGCTCGGAGCAGCGGCCCTCCTGCTGCCCGACGCCAACGCCTCCCAGGGCGGGCACCAGGCGTCGGGCGCCGCCGGGACCGCGAAGACGATGAAGGCCACCGGCGCCTCAAACCTCGCTGTCCAACTGCAGAAGTCCCTCGGTGACGCCTACGCCGGGGCGTACTACGACAGCGGCAGGCGGCAGCTCGTCGTCAACGTGGTCAGCGGTGACGACAACGTCGTCGCCCAGGCGAAGGACGCCGGTGCGGTCGTCCGCCGGGTGAACCACAGCACTGCCGAACTGAAGGCCGCCGCACGGACACTGAAGAGCAGGGCGACGATGCCCGGCACCTCCTGGGCCATCGACCCGCGCACCGACAAGATCCTCGTCACTGCCGACTCCACCGTCACCGGTTCCCGTTGGGGCACACTGCAGTCGACGGTACGCGATCTCGGTTCCGACATGGCGGTCCTGAAGAAGTCCGCCGGCACCTTCAAGACCTTCGTCTCGGGTGGCGACGCCATCTTCTCTCAGGTGCAGGGTGGCAACATCCGTTGCTCCCTCGGCTTCAACGTCACGGCATCCGACGGCAGTCCGGCATTCCTGACGGCTGGTCACTGCGGGGTCGCGGCCAAGGACTGGTCAGATTCCCAGAACGGCGGGCCGGTCGCCACCGTCGACCAGGCCACCTTCCCGGGCAACGACTTCTCCCTGGTGAAGTACAACGACCCGACCACACAGGCGCCGAGCGAGGTCAACATCGGAGGCGGCCGGACCGTACAGATCAACCAAGCCGCGGACGCCACCGTAGGCGCGACCGTGTTCCGTATGGGGTCCACCACCGGGCTGCACGACGGCCAGGTCACCGGCCTCGACGCCACCGTCAACTTCCAGAGCGAGACGAACCCGAACGGCGTCGACACCGTCACCGGTCTCATCCAGACGAACGTCTGCGCGGAGCCTGGTGACAGCGGGGGCTCCCTGTTCACCCAGGACGGCAGCGCCGTCGGCCTCACCTCCGGCGGCAGCGGCGACTGTACCAATGGCGGCGAGACCTTCTTCCAGCCCGTCACCGCTGCCCTGCAGGCCACCGGTGCGACCCTCGGTCAGGGCGGCAACGGCGGCGGTGCCAATGACGGCAACGCCGGCAACGCCGGCAACGGTGCCCATGCCACGGGTGGCCAGGCGGGCGCCCAATCGGGTGCGGGGGGCGACGGGGTCGGCGGTGGCACCGATCCGAACGCTTCGGCAGGCAACCCCGCTGGTAACGGGTCCGCAGATGACGGGTCGTCCCTCACCGAAACCCGCTGA